The nucleotide sequence AGGTCGTTTCTATAGGCAGCCGTAGAGGCTACTCCGGGAAAGGACTGAACTACACGGGAGATATCACGGTTGCCTCCGGCACTCTTTTCTATTTCTTTAAAACCTATTACACGTAAACCCAGCGGACTCTCGGCTGTTTTTCGGAACGGAGAAGCTACCACACTGACTTCTTCCAGATTCTGACTGGATTCCTCCAGCTCGATAGGGAAAAACACGTCCGATTTAACTACCCTGAATTCGGCAGTCACAAAGGGTTTGAATCCAACAAAAGAGGCCTGAAGCCGGTAACTTCCGGGTGTAACTCCCGAAATGGCAAAGGTTCCGTCGTTGCCGGTTACCGATCCGTTGACTGTATTCCATATTACCACGTTGACAAAGGGTAAAGGTTCTCCGCTAAGATTATCTTTAACGACCCCTTTTATCGTATAGGTTTGTTGTGCTGTAGCCGAGATCAATGCTACATACATAAAAATCAGGATAAGGAATAAATGTCGTTGTTTCATAGCCAAATGTTGATAAATTTCATTTCATTATACTAGTAACAAGGAAAGATGTACTTTTGTGCAAAGAAACCGATTATTTTTAAGGAATTAATTACAATGAGTACCGGATATAACGCGCAGCAAGCAATATTTACAGTTAGGGAACTACAGATTACGGCAGATGGCAGTCATACGCTGTTTGTCCCGTCCATGGACGAACATTATCATTCGGTAAACGGTGCCGTTCAGGAATCTGCCCACGTTTTTATTGAAGCTGGACTGCATCAGGTCGCTAAAAAAGAGATCCGTTTGCTTGAAATCGGATTCGGAACCGGACTCAATGCCTTACTAACCTTACTGGATGCTGAGGGGAAGGAAAAGATAGTTACTTACTATTCGTTCGAACTTTATCCGCTGGAACTGTCTCTTGTGGAGAAACTTAATTATGGAAAAATAATCTGTCCCGGACAAGCGGATCTGTTTATTGACCTGCACCGCGCTACATGGAATGAGTCTGTAGCAATCACTCCGGCGTTTACCCTGCACAAAATAGAGGGGGACAGTAATAGCAGCGCACTTCCTCAAAACATCGATCTGGTCTACTTTGATGCCTTTGCTCCCGACAAACAGCCGGAGATGTGGAATCCTGAAATATTCAAAAAGTTATATGAATGCATGAATCAGGGAGGGATCCTTACTACTTACTGCGCAAAGGGAGTGGTGCGCCGTACAATGAAAGAGGCCGGATTCTCTGTTGAAAGAATACCCGGCCCTCCTGGAAAGCGCGAAATGCTGCGCGCTGTAAAATAATCTCTTACAATATGGCGTCGATTTTCGTAACAAAAGTAGCCTTTGGAGCTGCTCCTACTTGCTTGTCAACAACTTTTCCGTCTTTAAAGAAAAGGATGGTGGGTATATTACGGATACCAAACTGAGAAACAACATCGTCGTTGTTATCTACATCAAGCTTTCCAATAATTACTTTACCATCGTATTCGGCTGCCAATTCGTCGATGATAGGACCTACCATGCGGCAAGGGCCACACCATTCTGCCCAAAAATCGAGAACCATGGGCTTACCCGAGTTTACCAACTCTTCAAAATTTGCATCTGTTACTTGTAGTGCCATAACTTTATTTCCTTTAGTTTTTGTTTGTCTTAATGACGTCAAAAATACGAATTCTTTAACGTCGTACAAAGTTTCAATTAATTTTAAAATCTACATTTTCGTTTTCAGCAAGAAAATCAACCAGTTCGCGGGTAACACGAAAACGTACATTCTGAGAAAACAGGTTCAGCGAAACGTTATGCTCGCCATCCATTACTTTGAAATATAACAAACTATTTCCGGGATTGTTTTTTATCAAAACCGAAAGCTCGTTAATCAGGGGTTCGTCCAGATCGTGAATAGGTAATGTAATCCTGATTTTTTCAATCAATTTGTCTTTCTCTTCATTTAGCATGCGTATCATACCTATTTTGAAATCCAACTCGTTCTCGTTCCACTTCCGAGGTTGCACAGACGCGTTTATAAGCAGCGTAAGTCCTATCTTGCAGTATTTACTGAACTCAATATAATCGTTTCCAAACAAGGCTATCTCTCCACTGCCTGTAAAGTCTTCGAGCTTCAGAATACCGTAAGGCTTACCCATCTTGGTCATCCCCTCACGGAAAGCTGTCACAATTCCCCCCATCAGAATTTCGCGTCCTTTCAATGCATCCCTGTCGGTTAGCTCTGCTACGCCGGTGTTGCATACATAATTCAGCACAATCCAATATTCGTCCAGCGGATGGGCCGAAAGATAAATTCCCACCAGATCCTTTTCTTTATTTAACCGTTCCAGATCACTCCATTTGTCTCCAACAGGAATCTCCGGGCGGGCAATAGCAACAAAGTCGTCGCCCCCAAACAAAGAGTTGGTCGCCGAATTTTTATCAACCTGAAAC is from uncultured Macellibacteroides sp. and encodes:
- the mnmD gene encoding tRNA (5-methylaminomethyl-2-thiouridine)(34)-methyltransferase MnmD codes for the protein MSTGYNAQQAIFTVRELQITADGSHTLFVPSMDEHYHSVNGAVQESAHVFIEAGLHQVAKKEIRLLEIGFGTGLNALLTLLDAEGKEKIVTYYSFELYPLELSLVEKLNYGKIICPGQADLFIDLHRATWNESVAITPAFTLHKIEGDSNSSALPQNIDLVYFDAFAPDKQPEMWNPEIFKKLYECMNQGGILTTYCAKGVVRRTMKEAGFSVERIPGPPGKREMLRAVK
- the trxA gene encoding thioredoxin: MALQVTDANFEELVNSGKPMVLDFWAEWCGPCRMVGPIIDELAAEYDGKVIIGKLDVDNNDDVVSQFGIRNIPTILFFKDGKVVDKQVGAAPKATFVTKIDAIL